A window of the Nibribacter ruber genome harbors these coding sequences:
- a CDS encoding DinB family protein, whose translation MQTALQAKFNRLEQQRLAYTSQINSLTQAQQARQPAEDQWSAAQLYYHLWKVEHVVIQSIKDNLATDRKRRPISFNTRWRSFLLNLVLSLPVKIKAPKVLGDMPQQINIDEVEKNWQDTRNTLHQFLSDFPNDLLDKEIFKHPRAGVITLGQTLEFLIEHANHHKNQMKRLLA comes from the coding sequence ATGCAAACCGCACTTCAGGCCAAGTTTAATCGCCTAGAACAACAGCGCCTAGCCTACACCAGCCAAATTAATTCCCTTACCCAGGCACAGCAAGCCAGGCAACCCGCAGAAGACCAATGGTCAGCGGCGCAGTTGTATTACCATCTCTGGAAAGTAGAGCACGTGGTCATCCAGTCCATCAAAGACAACCTGGCCACCGATCGGAAACGCCGTCCCATTTCCTTCAACACCCGGTGGCGGTCCTTCCTGTTGAATCTGGTTCTCTCCCTACCTGTTAAAATCAAAGCCCCCAAGGTACTTGGTGACATGCCTCAGCAAATAAATATTGATGAGGTAGAGAAAAACTGGCAAGACACCCGCAACACCCTGCACCAATTTTTAAGTGACTTCCCAAACGATTTATTAGACAAGGAAATTTTCAAGCATCCGCGCGCCGGGGTCATCACGTTGGGCCAAACCTTGGAATTCTTGATTGAGCATGCCAACCACCATAAAAACCAGATGAAGCGCCTGCTGGCTTAA
- a CDS encoding hybrid sensor histidine kinase/response regulator gives MEPIVRLLVVDDDEVDRMIIKRSLRTAKVEAEVYNAAMGSEALQALAQNQFDFIFIDFMLPDMNGLELLQKIRERGITTPVQIVTSQGDERIAVEAMKTGASDYLPKTLLTPEGISQSIRNAVRLHRIEEERLRTEQQLRHTQEQLEIVISGAPIVLWAIDAAGIYTMCRGNGLSLIGLQTDELVGASAFEVFKDFSNVIVCMRRALSGNSAKCTIKMQEVWFDCLFLPIQDQNYITGVIGVCYDITERIAIEEELKNAKDAALGVARVKEQFLANMSHEIRTPMNGILGLAEVLWKTELDEEQREYLKAIQTSANNLMVIINDLLDFSKIEAGKITLESIPFDLKHLVKQLLTILEIRAKERNNTLKFLLDSDIPEFVQGDPVRLSQILNNLIGNALKFTENGKVKLGIEVVAQEAERVFLEFTVTDTGIGIEEEKLTSIFEKFTQGSNDTTRRFGGTGLGLSIAKELVEVQGGKMTVESRLGQGSTFRFLLPFLKTDQQPQTESVQPKEALLNIESLRGAHVLLAEDNPINQLLVKKILAEEQITCQVANNGKEAIELLATQDFDLVLMDMQMPEMDGYEAMQYIRHRMGTKSSIPIIALTAHATQSEATKCIMCGANSFISKPFRAQTLWYEMASVLGGKIKANHFGADAEATSDFNSSNKPAEIQPKEALEKEPLDLSYLREFADGNESFMLEIIEIFLSQTPDQLQELNEAVAVSDWGTVQGLSHKMKSSLALIGVENVQLLNAQIEHAALHRIHTEQILPLSEELSALVNNLICQLRIVEQSLLHSIQENQNQ, from the coding sequence ATGGAGCCTATAGTCAGACTGTTGGTAGTAGACGATGATGAAGTAGACCGCATGATCATCAAGCGGTCTTTGCGCACGGCTAAGGTAGAGGCAGAAGTGTACAATGCCGCCATGGGCTCTGAGGCTCTGCAAGCCCTGGCCCAGAACCAGTTTGACTTCATCTTCATAGACTTCATGCTCCCAGACATGAACGGGCTGGAGCTGCTGCAGAAGATACGCGAAAGAGGCATTACCACCCCCGTGCAGATTGTAACCTCACAGGGAGATGAGCGCATTGCGGTAGAGGCCATGAAAACCGGTGCCTCTGACTACCTGCCCAAGACGCTGCTCACGCCAGAGGGCATCTCACAAAGCATACGTAATGCCGTTCGGCTGCACCGCATTGAAGAGGAGCGCCTGAGAACCGAACAACAGTTACGGCATACCCAGGAACAACTGGAAATAGTGATTTCTGGCGCACCCATCGTTCTTTGGGCCATTGATGCGGCGGGCATCTACACCATGTGCCGGGGCAACGGTCTGTCCTTGATAGGCCTGCAGACCGATGAACTGGTGGGGGCTTCTGCCTTTGAGGTTTTTAAAGACTTCTCCAACGTGATTGTTTGCATGCGGCGCGCCCTGAGTGGGAATTCCGCTAAGTGCACCATCAAAATGCAGGAGGTCTGGTTTGACTGTCTGTTCCTGCCCATTCAAGATCAGAATTACATTACGGGCGTCATTGGCGTTTGCTATGACATCACCGAGCGTATTGCCATAGAAGAAGAGCTAAAAAACGCCAAAGACGCCGCTTTGGGCGTTGCCAGGGTAAAAGAGCAGTTTTTGGCCAACATGAGCCACGAGATCAGGACGCCCATGAACGGAATCCTGGGCTTAGCCGAAGTTCTCTGGAAAACAGAACTTGATGAAGAACAACGCGAATACCTGAAGGCCATCCAAACCTCTGCCAACAACCTCATGGTCATCATCAATGACCTTCTGGATTTCTCTAAGATAGAGGCTGGCAAGATTACCCTGGAGTCTATTCCTTTTGACCTGAAACACCTGGTGAAGCAGCTGCTCACCATCCTGGAGATTAGGGCCAAGGAAAGAAACAACACCCTTAAGTTTCTACTGGATAGTGACATCCCCGAATTTGTACAGGGAGACCCGGTACGGCTCAGTCAAATCTTAAACAATCTCATTGGGAACGCCTTAAAGTTCACAGAGAACGGGAAGGTGAAATTAGGCATAGAGGTGGTCGCCCAGGAAGCTGAACGGGTGTTTCTGGAATTCACCGTCACAGACACAGGCATTGGCATTGAGGAAGAAAAGCTCACGTCTATTTTTGAGAAGTTCACTCAAGGCAGCAATGACACCACCCGCCGGTTTGGAGGTACGGGGTTAGGCCTTTCTATTGCCAAGGAACTGGTGGAAGTACAAGGCGGGAAGATGACCGTGGAAAGCCGCTTGGGGCAAGGCAGCACCTTCCGGTTCCTTCTTCCCTTTCTTAAAACCGATCAACAGCCCCAAACGGAAAGTGTTCAGCCAAAAGAAGCACTGCTCAATATTGAAAGTCTACGCGGGGCTCATGTATTGCTTGCTGAGGACAACCCCATCAACCAGCTTCTAGTCAAAAAAATATTGGCCGAAGAGCAGATTACATGCCAGGTGGCAAACAATGGAAAAGAGGCGATTGAGCTGTTAGCCACGCAGGACTTTGACCTGGTGCTCATGGACATGCAGATGCCAGAAATGGACGGCTATGAGGCCATGCAGTACATTCGGCACCGCATGGGCACGAAAAGCAGCATTCCCATTATTGCCCTTACCGCGCACGCCACCCAGAGCGAGGCCACCAAGTGCATCATGTGCGGGGCAAACTCTTTCATCTCCAAACCCTTCCGGGCGCAGACTTTGTGGTATGAAATGGCTTCAGTGTTGGGCGGCAAGATAAAAGCAAACCATTTTGGTGCGGATGCCGAAGCCACTTCTGATTTTAATTCTTCTAATAAACCAGCAGAAATACAGCCCAAAGAAGCTTTAGAAAAGGAGCCATTGGACCTCTCTTACCTGAGGGAATTTGCGGATGGCAATGAGAGTTTCATGCTGGAAATCATAGAAATTTTTCTGAGCCAAACCCCCGATCAACTCCAGGAGCTAAACGAGGCGGTTGCTGTGTCAGACTGGGGTACTGTGCAAGGCCTGTCCCATAAAATGAAGTCTTCTCTGGCCTTGATTGGCGTAGAGAACGTGCAACTATTGAATGCTCAGATTGAACACGCGGCTCTCCACCGCATTCACACTGAGCAAATCCTTCCTCTTTCTGAAGAACTTTCCGCTTTAGTCAACAACCTCATCTGCCAGCTGCGCATAGTGGAACAAAGCCTGCTCCACAGCATCCAAGAAAATCAAAACCAGTAG
- a CDS encoding response regulator, which produces MNKNTPILLVEDDPLDVENIKRAFAAQGIENIVHVARTGNEALALLLSQTAEAQSPTPRIILLDLNLPEMGGLEFLQAIRKNPALRSCSVFVMTSSKDEQDVVMAYDLNVAGYIVKPIRNGSFKEAIATLNSFWELIELPN; this is translated from the coding sequence ATGAATAAGAATACACCCATCCTTTTGGTTGAAGATGATCCACTGGATGTAGAGAATATAAAACGGGCATTTGCAGCGCAAGGCATTGAGAACATAGTCCACGTTGCCAGAACCGGCAATGAGGCCCTGGCGTTGCTGTTAAGCCAAACGGCAGAGGCCCAGTCCCCTACGCCTAGAATCATCCTGCTGGACCTGAATCTTCCGGAAATGGGTGGGTTGGAGTTTCTACAGGCGATTAGAAAAAATCCCGCTTTGCGTTCCTGCAGTGTATTTGTGATGACTTCCTCTAAAGATGAGCAGGATGTAGTAATGGCGTATGATCTTAACGTGGCTGGTTACATTGTCAAACCCATCCGGAACGGCTCGTTTAAAGAGGCAATTGCCACCCTTAATTCTTTCTGGGAACTGATAGAGCTCCCCAACTAA
- a CDS encoding response regulator: MEEKVVNILLVEDDEVDIMNVQRAFKKNNINNPLHIAHNGIEALEMLKSGSIPMPPIIILDINMPKMNGIEFLQEMRKDPELNRISVFVMTTSNEDSDKINAYNLNVAGYILKPLSFEKFISAVATLDRYWKLCERP, from the coding sequence ATGGAAGAAAAAGTAGTAAATATATTATTGGTGGAGGATGATGAGGTGGATATCATGAATGTGCAGCGCGCCTTCAAGAAAAACAACATCAACAACCCCCTGCATATTGCGCACAACGGCATAGAGGCCTTGGAGATGCTCAAGTCAGGCTCTATTCCCATGCCGCCCATCATCATCCTGGACATCAACATGCCCAAGATGAACGGGATTGAGTTTTTGCAGGAGATGCGGAAAGACCCTGAGTTGAACCGTATAAGCGTGTTTGTCATGACCACCTCCAATGAGGACAGTGACAAGATCAACGCCTACAACCTGAACGTGGCTGGCTACATTCTCAAGCCTCTTTCTTTTGAGAAGTTCATCTCGGCGGTGGCCACCCTTGACCGATACTGGAAACTTTGCGAACGTCCCTAA
- a CDS encoding sensor histidine kinase, with translation MSQEVDQTCQEQLNHLREEYEEFAYIVSHDLKAPLRAICNLSAWISEDLGQDIDPEVGHNIQLLQNRAERMERMINAILAFSRVNRLDLELQEVNVRDLVEEAAAPFIKSRGLVVHLDQLPTLFTYAKKLETVITKLLENAVHFNQSPTPEVTVSAQEVGDVYKFTVKDNGIGMAQDSLEKIFKLFYTVQPKDEQESLGAGLTIVKKIIQFVGGSIDVDSATGQGTTFQFTWPKNIQ, from the coding sequence ATGAGCCAAGAGGTAGACCAAACGTGCCAGGAGCAGCTAAACCACCTTCGGGAGGAGTATGAGGAGTTTGCCTACATTGTCTCTCATGACTTAAAGGCACCGCTCAGGGCTATCTGCAACCTTTCTGCCTGGATCAGCGAAGACTTGGGCCAGGACATTGACCCAGAGGTAGGCCATAACATCCAACTGCTGCAGAACCGGGCTGAGCGCATGGAACGCATGATCAACGCTATACTGGCCTTCTCTCGTGTGAACCGCCTAGACCTGGAGCTGCAGGAAGTGAATGTAAGGGACTTGGTGGAAGAAGCAGCAGCACCTTTTATAAAGAGCCGTGGCCTGGTAGTTCACCTAGACCAGCTACCCACTTTGTTTACGTATGCCAAGAAACTGGAAACAGTGATTACCAAATTGCTGGAGAATGCCGTACACTTTAACCAATCTCCAACGCCAGAGGTCACGGTTTCGGCTCAGGAAGTGGGGGATGTTTATAAGTTTACCGTAAAGGACAATGGCATTGGCATGGCGCAGGATTCCCTGGAAAAAATATTCAAGCTGTTCTACACCGTGCAGCCGAAAGATGAGCAGGAAAGCCTAGGCGCCGGCCTGACCATTGTAAAGAAGATCATTCAGTTTGTGGGTGGCAGCATAGACGTAGACTCTGCTACGGGCCAGGGCACCACGTTTCAGTTTACCTGGCCCAAGAACATTCAATAG
- a CDS encoding sensor histidine kinase has protein sequence MKLITTIHLGIGFILLMFCIVTLGYVQQTRQVRTDLNDVLLATSTIKLSESAQKNLIDMETGFRGYLLTGEETFLEPYTEGSTGFFLQLAQLDSLTQGLPTQNRMVHEIREKARSWITTFAEPLRLAKAKAPTSQAANAQYDFLFKATAQKAVGKQLMDSMRTKFSVIEQDEEVAKQMRLEELNNSFGRVNYIAIGLTLLAILAGILVSYMIGKSISRRFIRMTALANSIANGNYQVALVDDRKDEISSLTKSLNKMAAKLQESFAHLTKVNKELDQFAYVVSHDLKAPLRAINNLAEWISEDLTEKDPEIIQNLTMMRGRVHRMENLINGILDYSRVGRKELPTTTFSVQDLLKEATENLSPPAGFKITATTPMPVLSTERTLFYQVLANLLSNAFKYHHLQEGNVQVRCTELADFYQFEVEDDGPGIPQEYHQRVFGMFQTMEARDVKESTGVGLAIVKKIVEEKGGEIWIESEKGQGSIFKFTWPKDKVELRTEKEINEAIA, from the coding sequence ATGAAATTAATCACCACCATTCACCTGGGCATTGGCTTCATTCTGCTCATGTTCTGCATAGTCACGTTGGGCTATGTGCAACAGACCCGGCAGGTGCGCACTGACCTGAATGATGTTCTGTTGGCAACCTCCACCATCAAACTGTCTGAAAGCGCCCAGAAGAATCTGATTGACATGGAGACGGGCTTCAGGGGTTACCTTTTAACGGGTGAAGAAACTTTCCTGGAACCCTATACCGAGGGCAGCACCGGTTTCTTTTTGCAGCTGGCCCAACTAGATTCACTTACCCAAGGGCTGCCCACCCAGAACAGGATGGTGCACGAAATTAGAGAAAAAGCACGTTCCTGGATTACAACCTTCGCCGAGCCCCTTCGCCTGGCCAAAGCTAAGGCACCCACCAGTCAGGCCGCCAATGCGCAATATGATTTCCTGTTCAAGGCCACGGCGCAAAAAGCGGTGGGCAAGCAGCTCATGGACAGCATGCGGACCAAGTTCTCTGTGATTGAGCAGGACGAGGAAGTAGCCAAGCAAATGAGACTGGAAGAACTGAACAACTCCTTCGGCCGCGTAAATTACATAGCCATTGGGCTGACTCTCCTGGCCATTCTGGCGGGTATTCTGGTATCTTACATGATAGGGAAAAGCATTAGCCGGCGCTTTATTAGAATGACGGCGCTGGCCAACAGCATCGCCAACGGCAATTACCAGGTGGCTCTGGTAGATGACCGTAAAGACGAGATTAGCAGCCTCACCAAGTCCCTGAACAAGATGGCGGCCAAGCTGCAGGAAAGTTTTGCGCACTTGACCAAAGTCAACAAAGAGCTGGACCAGTTTGCCTACGTGGTTTCCCATGACCTGAAAGCTCCGCTGCGGGCCATTAACAACCTAGCAGAGTGGATTTCTGAAGACCTCACTGAAAAAGACCCTGAGATCATCCAGAACCTGACCATGATGCGCGGCCGCGTGCACCGCATGGAAAACCTCATCAACGGCATCCTGGACTATAGCCGCGTGGGCCGGAAAGAGTTGCCAACTACTACCTTCTCGGTGCAGGATTTGTTAAAGGAGGCCACTGAGAACCTCTCCCCGCCTGCTGGTTTCAAGATAACGGCCACTACGCCAATGCCGGTCTTGTCTACGGAGCGGACATTGTTCTACCAGGTTCTAGCCAATTTGTTAAGCAACGCTTTTAAATACCACCACTTGCAAGAAGGCAATGTGCAGGTGCGCTGCACAGAACTGGCAGATTTTTACCAGTTTGAGGTAGAAGATGACGGTCCCGGCATTCCGCAGGAATACCATCAGCGGGTGTTTGGCATGTTCCAGACCATGGAAGCCCGTGACGTGAAAGAAAGCACGGGCGTGGGCCTGGCCATCGTGAAAAAGATAGTGGAGGAGAAAGGCGGCGAGATCTGGATTGAGTCTGAGAAAGGGCAAGGCTCTATTTTCAAGTTCACCTGGCCCAAAGACAAAGTAGAATTGCGCACCGAGAAGGAAATTAACGAAGCAATAGCATGA
- a CDS encoding class I SAM-dependent methyltransferase, producing MATTHTADPLGSAISDYWQGNHTVEVQVFTDQADEDVLPVSYLFRTLAEMPEREQLALSLCQGKVLDVGAGAGSHALALQEKGLTVTALEISAKACATMQARGVDKVVCADFFKATPQPHNTLLLLMNGIGLAGTLDNLPLFLETCKKWLAPGGHLLLESSDILYLYEEEDGSVLVDLNGDYYGELTYVMQYKKEQTAPFPWLFIDFGLLQEFAEKAGFNAELIREEEDHHYLARLSLQ from the coding sequence ATGGCAACTACGCACACGGCAGATCCTTTAGGCAGCGCAATTTCAGATTATTGGCAAGGAAACCATACGGTTGAGGTGCAGGTGTTCACAGACCAGGCAGATGAAGACGTACTCCCTGTTTCCTACCTGTTCAGAACTCTGGCCGAAATGCCCGAGCGCGAGCAGTTGGCTTTGTCCTTGTGCCAGGGGAAAGTGCTGGACGTGGGAGCGGGAGCGGGGTCTCATGCCCTGGCCCTTCAGGAAAAAGGACTAACCGTGACGGCCCTGGAAATCTCTGCCAAGGCCTGTGCCACCATGCAGGCGCGCGGCGTGGACAAAGTTGTCTGTGCAGACTTTTTCAAAGCAACACCCCAGCCCCATAACACGCTGCTACTCCTCATGAACGGCATTGGTCTGGCGGGCACCCTGGACAACCTGCCCCTTTTTCTGGAGACCTGCAAAAAGTGGCTAGCCCCCGGCGGACATCTGCTGCTGGAGTCTTCAGACATTCTGTACCTGTATGAAGAGGAAGACGGGTCTGTACTGGTAGATTTAAACGGCGATTATTACGGCGAGCTTACCTACGTGATGCAATACAAGAAAGAGCAAACCGCGCCCTTCCCGTGGCTGTTCATTGACTTTGGGTTGCTGCAGGAATTTGCAGAGAAGGCCGGCTTTAACGCAGAGCTCATCAGGGAGGAAGAAGACCACCATTACCTGGCCCGGCTTTCCCTGCAATAG
- a CDS encoding sensor histidine kinase — MSMIANIPIPASFLDVLPHPALLVCEEGKVVYRNDMAQKAFGWDQVAGGSVYHLLSSGEGLKLRQALSCQIPENGSKIDLAVSGKHSFTEAQYTVGIAAHPVKDPFYFLLSFQKSKPEPVRKHQSCHLEAAEEQEDALHASAFLKYSIDGVFAFDTDFKFKVWNPYMEKLTGLPEQHVLGRTILQVLPYYNGDPEYHFFEQALKGEPFIMKGRKSRFSPDLFHDGYLFPIRDTRQQVVGAICIMHEVTQQMLAEEEARGKSQLLQEAQTHAQSILQNSPIAIFTFSPELEVTSWNPAMETLSGIPAHHIIGKTTAQAYPHYHNSSIESELKTVLLGKRLQVLKFKSQAQDKIVNVFAQPLLDPSGVVKGGLCYLQDVTEQVKLEEKNAAAAKEQQLAVMQAVLQAQEEEKKRMAEMLHNNVGQTLYATGMRLKQYLATQNLNKKHKAFLTGLEEMVTDAIADTKKISFELMPSLLQDFGLKVALEELASKIVPLTMQIKLDIDPGQKRCAPKLEICVYRIVQELMNNVVRHSGATFLSVTVTKTTRQVDIQVQDNGVGYVHAPKSRRSGTGLLSIQNRVSTQGGTCIVISKPGQGTTTKITLPLKAR, encoded by the coding sequence ATGTCAATGATTGCTAATATTCCCATTCCCGCTAGTTTTCTGGACGTACTGCCCCATCCTGCCTTGTTGGTGTGTGAGGAAGGCAAAGTGGTGTACAGAAATGATATGGCCCAAAAAGCGTTCGGCTGGGACCAGGTGGCAGGCGGGTCTGTGTACCATTTACTTTCCTCAGGTGAAGGCCTGAAGCTCCGACAGGCACTTTCCTGCCAGATTCCAGAAAATGGCAGCAAGATTGACCTCGCCGTGTCAGGGAAGCATTCCTTTACAGAGGCTCAGTATACTGTGGGCATTGCAGCCCACCCCGTTAAGGATCCTTTTTACTTTCTTTTATCCTTCCAAAAAAGCAAGCCAGAACCGGTAAGGAAACACCAATCCTGCCACCTGGAAGCGGCAGAAGAACAGGAAGACGCGCTGCACGCCTCGGCTTTTCTCAAGTACAGCATAGACGGGGTTTTCGCCTTTGACACAGATTTTAAGTTCAAGGTCTGGAATCCTTACATGGAAAAATTGACGGGACTTCCTGAACAGCACGTGCTGGGCCGAACCATTCTGCAAGTACTGCCCTACTATAACGGCGACCCAGAATACCACTTTTTTGAGCAGGCTTTGAAAGGGGAGCCCTTCATCATGAAAGGAAGAAAGTCCCGATTCAGCCCAGACCTTTTTCATGACGGGTACTTGTTCCCCATCCGGGACACGCGGCAACAGGTGGTAGGCGCCATCTGCATCATGCACGAGGTTACCCAGCAAATGTTGGCAGAGGAAGAAGCACGCGGCAAAAGTCAACTCCTGCAAGAAGCCCAGACCCACGCGCAGTCCATTCTGCAGAACAGCCCCATTGCCATCTTTACGTTTTCGCCAGAACTGGAGGTCACTTCATGGAACCCCGCCATGGAAACTCTTTCTGGAATACCCGCGCACCATATCATTGGTAAAACCACGGCGCAGGCCTATCCCCACTACCATAACTCCTCCATTGAATCCGAACTAAAAACCGTTCTGCTGGGCAAAAGACTGCAGGTGCTCAAGTTCAAGAGCCAAGCACAGGACAAGATTGTGAATGTTTTTGCGCAACCGCTCCTGGACCCTTCCGGAGTGGTAAAAGGCGGCTTGTGCTACCTGCAGGACGTAACCGAGCAGGTGAAGCTGGAGGAAAAAAACGCCGCCGCCGCCAAAGAGCAACAACTGGCCGTCATGCAGGCAGTGTTGCAGGCGCAGGAAGAAGAGAAAAAACGCATGGCCGAAATGCTCCACAACAACGTGGGCCAGACGCTATACGCCACCGGCATGCGCTTGAAACAGTACCTGGCCACCCAGAACCTAAACAAGAAGCACAAGGCCTTCTTGACCGGTTTAGAAGAAATGGTGACTGACGCCATCGCAGATACCAAAAAAATATCATTTGAACTGATGCCGTCCCTGCTGCAGGACTTCGGGTTAAAGGTTGCCTTGGAGGAATTGGCCAGCAAGATTGTGCCTTTGACCATGCAGATCAAGCTTGACATTGACCCGGGCCAGAAAAGGTGTGCACCTAAGCTGGAGATTTGCGTGTACCGCATTGTGCAGGAACTAATGAACAACGTGGTGCGCCATTCCGGGGCTACTTTTCTTTCTGTTACGGTGACCAAGACCACCCGCCAGGTAGATATACAGGTACAGGACAACGGCGTTGGATACGTTCACGCGCCCAAATCCCGGCGAAGCGGAACCGGCTTATTGTCCATTCAAAACCGCGTGAGCACCCAGGGCGGTACCTGTATTGTCATTTCCAAACCTGGGCAGGGTACCACCACCAAAATCACGCTTCCCTTAAAAGCAAGATAA
- a CDS encoding response regulator transcription factor, with product MKAKYRVILTDDHTIIRDGIKALLQDEDDIQVIGEAASGEELLFLLPSTPADVVVLDIKMPGMDGFETASQIKNIMPQTQVLALTMMDHEHYILQMMKAGANGYLLKSVGKMELAHAIKMVANGGSYISTEIALNLLHKYCSPTGPGHQGQGKQHTGTELSKRELEVLQLIADGLTNQEIAEKLFTSKRTIETHRQNLLEKTQTKNTASLITYAFSRGILNPQV from the coding sequence ATGAAAGCTAAATACAGGGTAATACTCACCGATGATCACACCATCATCAGGGACGGCATAAAAGCGCTCCTGCAAGATGAAGATGACATTCAGGTAATAGGGGAGGCGGCCAGTGGCGAAGAGTTGCTGTTCTTACTACCCTCAACCCCCGCCGACGTAGTGGTCCTGGACATTAAGATGCCGGGCATGGACGGCTTTGAAACCGCCTCGCAGATCAAGAACATCATGCCCCAGACCCAGGTACTAGCCCTCACCATGATGGACCATGAACACTACATCCTCCAGATGATGAAGGCGGGAGCCAACGGCTACCTGTTAAAAAGCGTGGGCAAGATGGAATTGGCGCACGCCATCAAAATGGTGGCCAACGGCGGGTCATACATCAGCACGGAGATTGCCTTGAACCTGCTGCACAAATACTGCAGTCCTACCGGTCCTGGTCACCAAGGCCAAGGCAAGCAGCACACCGGCACAGAACTGTCCAAGAGGGAACTGGAAGTCTTGCAACTGATTGCAGACGGCTTAACCAACCAGGAGATAGCCGAAAAGCTCTTCACCAGCAAGCGCACCATTGAAACCCACCGCCAGAACCTGCTGGAAAAGACGCAGACTAAAAATACTGCGTCCTTGATTACCTACGCCTTTTCCAGAGGAATTCTGAATCCTCAAGTTTAG
- a CDS encoding pyruvate dehydrogenase complex E1 component subunit beta — MRTIQFREALREAMSEEMRRDPKVFLMGEEVAQYNGAYKVSQGMLDEFGPERVIDTPIAELGFAGIGVGASMNGLRPIVEFMTFNFSLVAIDQVINSAAKMMSMSGGQYSCPMVFRGPTGSAGMLSSQHSQNFENWYANTPGLKVVVPSNPYDAKGLLKTAIRDNDPVIFMESEQMYGDKGEVPEEEYLIPIGVADIKREGKDVTIVSFGKMMKVALAAAEELAKDGVEAEVIDLRSVRPIDYKCIIESVKRTNRLVVVEEAWPLASISSEIAFNIQHNAFDYLDAPVKRVTCRDVPLPYAPTLIEASLPNVQRVVEAVKAVTYAKA, encoded by the coding sequence ATGCGTACTATACAATTCAGAGAAGCATTGCGCGAAGCAATGTCAGAGGAAATGCGCCGCGACCCAAAGGTGTTCCTGATGGGCGAGGAAGTAGCCCAATACAACGGTGCCTATAAAGTAAGCCAAGGCATGCTGGACGAGTTCGGGCCGGAGCGGGTGATTGACACTCCTATTGCCGAGCTGGGCTTTGCTGGTATTGGCGTAGGTGCTTCTATGAACGGTCTCAGACCCATTGTAGAGTTCATGACCTTTAACTTCTCCCTGGTAGCCATTGACCAGGTAATCAACTCCGCTGCCAAGATGATGTCCATGTCGGGTGGCCAATATTCCTGCCCTATGGTGTTCAGAGGTCCTACTGGTAGCGCCGGTATGTTATCTAGCCAGCACTCTCAGAACTTTGAGAACTGGTACGCCAACACCCCAGGCCTGAAAGTAGTGGTTCCCTCTAACCCCTATGACGCCAAAGGCCTTTTGAAAACCGCCATCCGTGACAACGACCCGGTCATCTTCATGGAGTCTGAGCAAATGTACGGTGACAAAGGCGAAGTGCCAGAAGAAGAATACCTGATTCCAATTGGCGTAGCTGATATCAAGCGCGAAGGCAAGGACGTAACCATCGTTTCCTTCGGGAAGATGATGAAGGTAGCCCTGGCCGCCGCCGAAGAACTAGCCAAAGACGGCGTAGAGGCCGAGGTGATTGACCTGCGCTCTGTGCGTCCTATTGACTATAAATGCATCATTGAGTCTGTGAAGCGCACCAACCGCCTGGTGGTGGTAGAAGAGGCCTGGCCGCTAGCGTCCATTTCTTCTGAGATCGCCTTTAACATCCAGCACAACGCCTTTGACTACCTGGACGCCCCAGTGAAACGCGTTACCTGCCGCGATGTTCCGTTGCCGTACGCCCCTACTTTGATTGAAGCCTCTCTGCCTAACGTACAGCGCGTGGTAGAGGCCGTAAAAGCCGTGACGTACGCCAAAGCGTAA